The following nucleotide sequence is from Kiritimatiella glycovorans.
ACCAGTACGTGACGCTGCGCAACCGCAAAGACGCCGGCGAGACGGTCGACGGCCGCTACGACGCCGAAGCCGGCCGCATCGTCGCGCTGATCCCCGCGCCGGACCGCCTCCACCCGATCCGCCCGCGCAACCCGGAACAGTTCTGCGCCATGGATGCGCTGCTCAACGACCGCGTCAAACTGGTGACGCTTTCGGGTAAGGCCGGCACGGGCAAGACGCTGCTCGCGGTGGCGGCGGGGGTCCTGAAGACGTTCGACGAGAAGACCTACGAAAAGCTGCTGATTTCCCGCCCGACCTTTCCCGTGGGCAAGGATCTGGGCTACCTCCCGGGCTCGCTCCAGGAGAAACTGGAGCCGTGGATGCAGCCGATCTACGACGCGCTGGATCTGATCCGGCACGGACGCGATAAGCCGAACCGGGACCTGCTCGTGGGCAGCGAGCGGATCGCGGTCGAGCCGCTAAGCTACATCCGCGGACGCAGCATTCCCAACCAGTTCATGATTATCGACGAGGCCCAGAACCTCACGCCGCTCGAGGTCAAGACCGTGATCACCCGCGTCGGGCACGGCACCAAGATCGTCCTGACCGGCGATATCTACCAGATCGACAATCCCTACGTGGACGTCCTCTCCAACGGCCTCAACGCGCTGGTGGAGAAATTCAAGGAAGAGTCGCTGGCCGCGCATATCGAACTGCGCGAAGGCGTGCGGTCGCGGATCGCCGAACTCGCCGCCAATCTGCTGTGACCCGCGCGTCTTAACCCCGGCGCTCTGCCGCGCGATTGATCAGCGCCGCGTTGTATCCGCCGCTGAACCCGTTGTCGATGTTGACCACAGTTACGTTCGAGGCGCAGGAGTTGAGCATCCCGAACAGCGGCACCAGCCCGCCGCCGTGTGTGCCGTAGCCGATGCTCGTCGGGACGGCGATCACCGGGCAGGGCGCGAGCCCGCCGACCACGGAGGGCAGGGCGCCCTCCATGCCTGCGACCACCACCAGGCAGACCGCCGACCGGATGAGGTCGAGGTGGGCGGTGAGGCGGTGCAGTCCCGCCACGCCGGCATCATAGACCCGCTCCACCGCGCACCCGCAGTGCTCCGCCGTGACCGCGGCCTCCTCAGCCACGGCCGCGTCCGCCGTGCCCGCCGAGATCACCCCGACCCTGCCCCGGGGTTCGACCGGTTTGCGTTCCAGCGCCACGATGCGCGCGTCGGGATAGTGCACCAGGGCGGGATCGTCGGCCTTCAACGCCTCGTATACCTCGGGACCGGCGCGGGTCAGCAGCAGCCGATCGTGTTCCGTCGCCATGGCGCGGAAGATTCCCCGTATGTGCTCGATCGTCTTGCCCTGACAGAACACCACTTCCGGAAAGCCGATTCGCAGGCCGCGGTGATGATCCAGCCGCGCGAATCCCAGATCCTCGAACGGCATCTTGCGCAGACGCGCCAGAAGATCGTCCTCGCCCAGGTCGCCTCTCTTGAACCGCTCCAGCCAGTCGCGCCAGGTCTGTTCGTCCATGCCGAGTCCTCGTGGGTGCTATTTTCCGCAACACTTCTTGTACTTTTTGCCGCTTCCGCAGGGGCAGGGTTCGTTGCGGCCCACCTTTTCCGTCACGATGTGCGGCGCGGCCGACGCCGAGGTTCCGCCGCCGCCCGGCGGTTCATCGGGAAGCGGCTCCGGCGCGGGCCGGGCGCCCGGACTCCCTCCGCCGGTGCGGCGGTCGTCCCCTCCGCCCGATCCCAGGGCCTGGCTCTGCTGGTGGACGTACATTTGCGGGAGATTGTGCAGGAACTGTTCGATCGCCTCGACGGACGTCGCCGAGCGGAACAGGTTGTGGCCCACGTCCTGCTTGATCCGGTCCATCAGCTCCGAGAACATCCCGTAGGCCTCTTTCTTGTACTCCATCAGCGGGTCGCGCTGACCGTAGGCGCGCAGGTTCACGCCCTCACGCAGGCCGTCCATGCTGCGCAGGTACTCCTGCCAGTGTTCGTCGACCGCGCTCAGGATGATATGCCGCTCGAGGCGCAGCAGGGCGTCGGGATTCTCCTGCAGAATCTTGATCTCGTAGGCGCGGCGGACGCGCTTCATCACGAAGTCCGTCAGCGCCTCCGCGTCCTCATAGGACTCGATCTCGCCGGACTGCATGCCCACCGGGAAACTCTCGTTGACCCAGCGGATGAAGTCCTCGCGCGCCGCCGCCGTGTTTTCGTCGATCAGCGCCTGAACATGATCGGACACGGCGTCGGTCACGAGGTCGAAAATCTGGTTGCGCGGCTCGTCGCTGAACAGGACGCTGCGCCGAAGTTCATAAATGACCTCGCGCTGCTTGTTCATCACGTCGTCGAACTCCAGCGTCCGTTTACGGATGGCGAAGTTGTGCTGTTCGACCCGTTTCTGCGCGGTCTGCAGCGACTTGTTCAGCCAGGGGTGTTCGAGGACTTCGCCCTCCTCGATGCCGAGGCGCTCCATGATCCGCGACATGCGGTCGGAACCGAACAGGCGCATAAGGTCGTCCTCCAGCGAAACATAGAAGAACGACATCCCCGGGTCGCCCTGCCGTGCGCAGCGCCCCCGGAGCTGACGGTCGATACGGCGCGATTCGTGGCGCGAGGATCCGATCACGCACAGCCCGCAGGGGTGCTCTTCGAGATACTTCCGCAGCGACGGTCCGTCGTACTTGTCCTCGAGCTTGAGGTCGGAAGTGACGACGTCGCGCGGAATCTGCACCACGCCCTCGCCGAGCTTGATGTCCGTGCCGCGTCCGGCCATGTTGGTGGCGATGGTCACTGCGCCGGGCTGACCGGCGTTGGCCACGATCTCCGCCTCGCGCTGGTGGTTCTTGGCGTTGAGCACGTTGTGCGGGATATTGCGCCGGCGCAGCATCCGGCTGATCAGTTCGGAGGTCTCGACCGAGATCGTGCCCACGAGCACGGGCTGTTTGCGGTTGTGGCAGGCCTCGATCTGCTGGAGCAGGGCGTTGAATTTCTCGCGCTGGGTGCGGTAGATCATGTCGTTGGAATCCACCCGGCGGCAGGGACGGTGGGTGGGAATCACCGCCACGTCCAGCCCGTAGATCTGGTGAAACTCCTCGGCCTCCGTCTCCGCGGTGCCGGTCATGCCCGAGAGCTTGTCGTACATCCGGAAGTAGTTCTGGATCGTGATGCTCGCGAGCGTCTGCGTCTCGCGCTCGATCTTCACGTTCTCCTTGGCCTCGACTGCCATGTGCAGACCGTCGCTCCAGCGGCGGCCGGGCATGACGCGGCCGGTGAACTCGTCGACGATCTGGACGCGGTTTTCCTGGACGACATAGTTCACGTCGCGCTCGTAGACGCAGTGCGCGCGGATGAGCTGGTCGACGGCGTGGATGCGCTCGCTGCGTTCGGTGAAGTGCTGCTGAATCGCCTGGCGTTTCTCCAGGCGGGCGGCCTCGTCGAGCGATTCGTCGCTGTCGACCTCGGCCAGCTCGGAGACGAGGTCGGGCATGACGTACATCTCGGGGTCGTCGGGATTGAGCGCCGCGCAGCCCTTCTCGGTGAGGCTGGCGTCGTGGCCCTTTTCGTCGATGTTGAAGAACAGCTCCTCGCGCAGGTCGCGCGCCTCGTCCTTGCGCATGTCGGTGAGCATCTGGGCCTCGACCTGCTCGACCAGCTTGCGGGCGCGGGCGTCCTCCATTATGTGCAGGAGCTGCTTGTTCTTGGGCATCCCGCAGCGGACCTGGTAGAGCTTGAGCTGCGCGGTCTCGTCGTCGCCCTTCTCCAGCAGCGAGCGCGCCTCCTTGAGCAGCCGGGTGCAGAGTTCGCGCTGACGGCGGACGAGCCGCGCAACGGCGGGGTTGAGCTGCTGGTACTGCTGTCCCGAGGAGTGCGGGGCGGGTCCGGAGATGATCAGCGGCGTGCGGGCCTCGTCGATCAGGATGCTGTCGATCTCGTCGATGATCGCGTAGTGATGGCCGCGGCGCTGGACGATGTCCTCGGGCTGAAAGGCGGTGTTGTCGCGCAGGTAGTCGAAGCCGAACTCCGAGTTGGTGCCGTAGGTGACGTCGCACTCGTACTGCGCACGCCGCTCCTCGGGACGCATCTGGTTCTGCAGGCAGCCCACCGTCAGGCCGAGCCACTCGTAGATGATCCCCATCCACTGCGCGTCGCGGCGGGCGAGGTAGTCGTTGACCGTGACCACGTGCACCCCTTCTCCGCGCAGGGCGTTGAGGTAGACGGGCATGGTGGCGACGAGCGTCTTGCCCTCGCCGGTGGCCATCTCGGCGATGCGGCCCTGATGGAGCACGATCGCGCCGATGAGCTGCACGTCGAAGGGCACCATGGCCCACTCGGTTTCGCGCCCGCAGACGTCGAAACTCCGTCCGCAGAGGCGGCGGCAGGCGTTCTTGACCACCGCAAAGGCCTCGCTCATGAGGTCGTCGACCGTCTCGCCCCCGTCAAGCCGCCTGCGGAACTCGTCCGTTTTGGCCTGCACCTCCGCGTCCGTGAGGGACTGAAGCTTTTCCTCGTGGGCGTTGATTTCGTCGATCAGGGGGCGCAGCTTGCGCAGGTCGCGCTCGTTCTTCGTCCCCAGCATCTTTTTCATTATGAGGTTCAGCATGGTATTCGCTCGATGGTTTTTGAGTTCAGCCGTAATCGGACCTGATGAGCGGGCCTTTATACCAGAGCGGACAGGACGGGGGAAACGGAAAACGGTTCAAGGATTGGCAGTGAGAAGTGTAATGTGAAATGCCGCAGGTATAGGAGAGAGCGTTCCATGCCGTGGTTCGCTATCCTTTGTGGTCTTACAACAGGACAACAGAGGAAGGAGACGGCATGGAACAGAATCAGAATAGCAGGAAGGGCAAGCACTTGACGAGGGTGGAGCGCATGGTGATTGAGCGGATGTCCCGTGGGGGGATCCCCAGGACTATCCCCGGTTTTTCGCAGGGAATTGAGGGAACGCCCCTGCAGGACGGCAAAAGAGGCAAAATAGAAGTGGAATAGAGTGGTCTCCAAGTGACACCATCAAAAGATGGAGGTGACAAAACAAACACAAGGAGACCGTCAGGGACCGTACCCGAAGCGCGCTGAAAATCCGAGACCAGATCGGGAAATTTATGGGGATATTTTATCCCCACTTTTCGAAACCGAAACAGCGGTTCATAGAGCAAATGATCTTCGGGCTGCTGGCGGGCAAGGATGTGAAGCTGAGCACCCTATCGCGTAAGCTTGATGAGCCGGTCCAATTAAAGAAGACCGAGGCGCGGTTGTCTCGCCACCTGAACGCCCCGGGTATGGATCAGGCGATCAACAAAGAGATCGCATCCTCCGCCTCGCGCAAGATACACAAAGACACGCTGATCATTCTGGACCCGAGTGATATCCGGAAGAACTACGCCGAAGCGATGCCCTTTCTTGGCCGGGTGCGTGACGGCAGCACGGGGCAGATCGTCAACGGGTACTGGAGCTGCCTGGCCGTGGCCTGTGAAGTGGGCAAGCGCCGCATGCTGCCGCTGCATCATCGCCTGTGGTCGGCCGAAGCTCCGGACTTTATCAGTGAGAACCACCAGTTGCGGGAGATCATCAACATGATCAGCCGGGCGGTCTCTAGACGAGGCATCTACGTGATCGACCGCGGCGGCGACCGCTGCAAGATCTATAACCACCTTCTCCGTAATCATTGGCGATTTATCATCAGGCTGACGGGCAGCCGCCATCTGCGCTATCGCGGCAAGAACAGCCGGGCCCTGGATCTGGCGGAGAGTTGCCCCATGCTCTATCGCGATCAGCTCGTCAAAGAGACTCGCGAAGGCGAGAAGACTTATCAGATCGAGTACGGTTTCCGGCGAGTCAGGATGCCGGGGAAGAAACCCTGGCTTTACCTGATCGTGGTCAAAGGCTTTGGCCGGAAGCCCATGATGCTGCTGACCACCGAAGAGGTGACGAAGAGCCGCAAGTCGATATGGTTCATCGTTGAGGGCTATATTTCACGCTGGCTCGTAGAAGACGCCCTCCGCTTTATCAAGCAGAGCTACAAGCTCGAAGACGTCCGCGTCCTCTCGTACCAGCGCCTCCAGAACATGATGGCGCTCGTGCTTGCCGCGATCTACTTCTCGGCGGTCTGGCTGGGCAGCTCGGTAAAACTGGCCGTTCTCTCGGCCTATGCCATCAAGGCCTCAAAACGCTTCTTCGGTATCGCAGAGTTCCACTATTACGCGCTCGCCGATGGCATCGCCGCTCTTCTCTCCCGCATCGGCGCATCGCGCAGCCCGCATCCCCGTTCGCCTCCTGTCTCAAGCTTCCCGCAAACGTGGTTTCCGGGGTTCGGCTGAAAACTGGGGTAAGTCCAATTCGGCGTTCTGCTTGACGCCTCCGGCCGGCCTCTTCTACCGTCGCACCCATGAACGTGCTTCTTCAGGCCCGTCCGGCGCGGAGGCCACGCCGCGCCTTGCTTGTTGCCGCTGCATGTGACGGACATGCCGACTGATCCGGCAGGCATGGTCGGGGATGCCCCGCGTTTCGGGGGCGATTCGTGGCGCGTAGCGGGGCTCCTCCTGGCGGTATTCGCCCTGCATATCCCCAGCCTTTGGTGTCCGCTGTTCCTCGATGATTATGTCTATCTCTATGACGTGCGCCAGGTGAGCTGGCCCTGGGTCGGGGCGCTGTTCACCTCGCCCGCCCTGACCCACACGGCCAGTTCAATGTGGTTTGCGCCCGCCGGGGTCCTGCCTTTCTACCGCCCGCTGGGAGTGCTGCTCTTCGCGTTCGACCATGCCGTCTGGGGGCTGGCTCCGTTCGGCTATCATCTGACAAACCTGCTGTTGCATCTGCTGGCGACCTGGCTGACGTATCGGCTGGCCCGTCGCCTGTTTAATACCGACCGCCCGGCGCTGCTCACGGCGGCGGTATTCGCGGTTCATCCCGTGCACGGGGAGGCGCTGTACTGGGTCTCCGGGCGGTTCGATCTGCTGGTCTGTTGTATGGTGCTGCTGACGATTCTCAGCTACGACCGTTGGATGACGACCCCGGGACGACGGGGGCTCCGGGGCGTGATCACCGTTCTGCTCTTTCTATCGGCCCTCGCCTGCAAGGAGACGGCCCTCACGCTTCCGGGGGTGATGCTGCTTCTGGAAGGTACACGATGGAGGACGGGGGGACGACCGGCTCGTACGCGGGCCGTCGTCAGGCTCACCTGTCTGTTCGCGTGCGCGGCGGCGTATCTCGCCGGCCGGATGGTCCTTTTCGGCGGACTCGGCTCCATGCCTCCGCCCTACGGTCTCGATACCTCCTCCCTGCTCGTCGCGGTCCGGCAGCTTACGACCAATATCACCCAATACCTGCTGGACTTTATCTTTTGCGTTCAGATCGACGCCACGGCATGCGGGGAACGGCTGCTTGCGCATCCGGGATGGACGCTCGGGCTGCTGGCTCTTTCCCTTTTTGTGTTGGGACTGACGGCCCGGATCGCCTGGCGGGATCCCGTATTCCGGATTGGAGTCATCTGGCTCGCCCTGTTTACCGCGCCCTCGCTGATGGCCATGGCGGGCGAGCGCAATGGGTATCTCGCCGGGGCGGGATGGGCGCTGATGCTTGTGGCGGTGTATCGGAGTCTCTCCGATCGGTGGCGCGCTCGGCCCCATATGAAACGAAGGCTTCGGGCCGCGTCGATCACCCTGCTCGTGTTTTGGTCGGCAATCACGCTGGTGGAGCAGGGCGTCGCGTGGTGTCTGACCCGAGCCGGCGAACAGAGTTTGCGTCAGATCCAGGCCCTCGCCCCGGCCCCCCCCGCCGGTTCGCATTTCTATGTTGTGAACATGAGTCCGCTCAACAGCGTGGGCTTCCGCCAGGCGATCCGGCTGCGTTACGGGCGGGAGGATCTCGAGGGCTGGGGCCTCACGATTTCCCCCTCCCTGGCCGGGGACGCCCCGGATGACGTTTGCGTTCAGGATTCGAATACGCTGCGGATCCATCGCCCGGCCCAGGCGGCCTTTTTTGAGCCCTTTTGTGACCGGTTTCATCGCTATGGCGCGCCGGCGTCTACCCTCCCTGCCGCCGCCGAGCGGGCCGGGATGACCCTGATGGATCCCCCGGCGTCGTACGAGGACCTCCATACGCTCACCTTGCGCATGCCCCTGGATGTGAACGATCCCCGCCTCCATGTTTTCCAATGGGATAACCGTGACGTCCGCCCGGCGTGGTTGCTTCCCGATCTCGTCGTTCGTGCCGGGATGCGGCGAAGGCCGCGGGTGCCCTGTCGCGAAGGGTGCGACTGAGAGGGCACGGGGTCTGACCCCCGTAAGCGGTTCAAATACCATCCGATCCCTCACGCACGGGTTCGGCTTGCACCTCTTGGGTAGGGCGCGATCTCTCCGCCTTCGGCCCTTTATGCCTTCGGCGGACAGGCTAAGCGCGCCGGGTTTGCGGACGGCCTTCTGCTGTCCAGCAGAATCCCTACCTTCACATGAAGGACATGAAGAGCATGAAGGTTGGTTGAGGGGGGTGAACATAATTCGTACTCGCACTCGTACTCGTACGCGTACTCGGAGCGCCGAAGGCGCGATCCCACTCCCCCTGTTCAAGGAATTCGAGTACGAGTACGATATTCCCCCGGTTGTCCCCGAGTTGAACTCAGGGCCGCTGATGCCCTGTCGCGAGAGGGGCGACTGACGCGCCTCCCTCGACCGGTCCGCCGGTTCATCACACGCGAACCCACTTCGATTTAGCCTTGCAGTGGGAAACGATTGCATTATCATGGTGGTTTGAGGGTGGATCGCTGGAGGAGGAGAGACAGGCCGTGGGGCACAGGATGCACGAAGGGAAGGAGTGCGCCGGAACGGACGGATTGGCGGTGCGGCGCGACGCGGGCATTACGCTGGTCGTCGTGCTCGGCGTGCTCGCGATGCTGACCCTGATGGCGATCCACTTCTCCGTCAGCATGCGCACGCAGCGGCTTATCACGCGTCAGCAGGTCCACCAAACTCAGGCGGAGCAGCTCGTGCAGTCGGCCCTGGCGCGCTCGCTCATGGAAACGGAAAGGATCCTGCAGGCCCGCGAGCGGATCTACCCCGATTTCAGCGGACTGGACGGCGCCTCCAGCAATGTGCTGGTGTCCTTTCCGTCCTCGGGGGGCGGCCCGATGGGACCCGATGCCGGGTTCCCCGACTCGGCGTATCGGGATCATCTGCCCGCATCCGCCGAACCCGAGGCCCGCGCCGTGGCAAATACCGCCCGCTGGAATGAGATCGTCGACGGGGACGGCCGCGCGATCGGGCGGACGGGATATGTGCTGGTCGATCAGTCCGGGTTTCTCGATTTCAACGAAGTGTTCCGGGGGCCCCGTCAACGCGGCCTCTCCTCCGGCGAGATCCGCCTCGATCCCGGGCTTTTTCCCACGGAATTCGACACCCTCGCCCGCCTGCAGTATTTTCACGCGGCACGCTCCAACACCTGGAAGCGGTTTATGGGTCTGGAGGAACTTATCGGATCCGGAACGATCGTCGATTCCGAGTTCGCGCAGGCCTGGTCGTTTTTCCCCACCAACCGCTATCTCAATCCGTTTACCGGAAACACCAACGAAGTCGTGGACCGGATCGTGCTGGACCAGGACCTGGTGACGTTCGACGTCGAGGTCGCCGATCCGGAGGATTTTCAGGAAGGCAACGGCATCACGATGATCACCAAAACGGTGACGGCACCGCTCTGGGTCCGCAAGTACATGAAGGATGAGGAGAATTTCCAGGAGCGCGTCCTGACGGCCGTCGAGAATATGCTGGTCGACGCGGAGATCTACACGCGTGACGAACTGGACACGATGAGGAGCCAGAGCGA
It contains:
- a CDS encoding PhoH family protein encodes the protein MKKYYILDTNVLLHDPSAITHFEDNDVLIPLKVIEEIDKFKREISERGRNARQVARKLDELRRIGRLSDERGVELPGGGRLRVCFPRNSDPLDAGKPADDIILRTARETRAMYQETPVIMVSKDINLRLKADALGLQAEDYENGHTTDNLSELYSGRTAVDVDEAALERFREERRIEPPPGCDLFANQYVTLRNRKDAGETVDGRYDAEAGRIVALIPAPDRLHPIRPRNPEQFCAMDALLNDRVKLVTLSGKAGTGKTLLAVAAGVLKTFDEKTYEKLLISRPTFPVGKDLGYLPGSLQEKLEPWMQPIYDALDLIRHGRDKPNRDLLVGSERIAVEPLSYIRGRSIPNQFMIIDEAQNLTPLEVKTVITRVGHGTKIVLTGDIYQIDNPYVDVLSNGLNALVEKFKEESLAAHIELREGVRSRIAELAANLL
- the larB gene encoding nickel pincer cofactor biosynthesis protein LarB, which produces MDEQTWRDWLERFKRGDLGEDDLLARLRKMPFEDLGFARLDHHRGLRIGFPEVVFCQGKTIEHIRGIFRAMATEHDRLLLTRAGPEVYEALKADDPALVHYPDARIVALERKPVEPRGRVGVISAGTADAAVAEEAAVTAEHCGCAVERVYDAGVAGLHRLTAHLDLIRSAVCLVVVAGMEGALPSVVGGLAPCPVIAVPTSIGYGTHGGGLVPLFGMLNSCASNVTVVNIDNGFSGGYNAALINRAAERRG
- the secA gene encoding preprotein translocase subunit SecA, with the protein product MLNLIMKKMLGTKNERDLRKLRPLIDEINAHEEKLQSLTDAEVQAKTDEFRRRLDGGETVDDLMSEAFAVVKNACRRLCGRSFDVCGRETEWAMVPFDVQLIGAIVLHQGRIAEMATGEGKTLVATMPVYLNALRGEGVHVVTVNDYLARRDAQWMGIIYEWLGLTVGCLQNQMRPEERRAQYECDVTYGTNSEFGFDYLRDNTAFQPEDIVQRRGHHYAIIDEIDSILIDEARTPLIISGPAPHSSGQQYQQLNPAVARLVRRQRELCTRLLKEARSLLEKGDDETAQLKLYQVRCGMPKNKQLLHIMEDARARKLVEQVEAQMLTDMRKDEARDLREELFFNIDEKGHDASLTEKGCAALNPDDPEMYVMPDLVSELAEVDSDESLDEAARLEKRQAIQQHFTERSERIHAVDQLIRAHCVYERDVNYVVQENRVQIVDEFTGRVMPGRRWSDGLHMAVEAKENVKIERETQTLASITIQNYFRMYDKLSGMTGTAETEAEEFHQIYGLDVAVIPTHRPCRRVDSNDMIYRTQREKFNALLQQIEACHNRKQPVLVGTISVETSELISRMLRRRNIPHNVLNAKNHQREAEIVANAGQPGAVTIATNMAGRGTDIKLGEGVVQIPRDVVTSDLKLEDKYDGPSLRKYLEEHPCGLCVIGSSRHESRRIDRQLRGRCARQGDPGMSFFYVSLEDDLMRLFGSDRMSRIMERLGIEEGEVLEHPWLNKSLQTAQKRVEQHNFAIRKRTLEFDDVMNKQREVIYELRRSVLFSDEPRNQIFDLVTDAVSDHVQALIDENTAAAREDFIRWVNESFPVGMQSGEIESYEDAEALTDFVMKRVRRAYEIKILQENPDALLRLERHIILSAVDEHWQEYLRSMDGLREGVNLRAYGQRDPLMEYKKEAYGMFSELMDRIKQDVGHNLFRSATSVEAIEQFLHNLPQMYVHQQSQALGSGGGDDRRTGGGSPGARPAPEPLPDEPPGGGGTSASAAPHIVTEKVGRNEPCPCGSGKKYKKCCGK
- a CDS encoding transposase, translated to MGIFYPHFSKPKQRFIEQMIFGLLAGKDVKLSTLSRKLDEPVQLKKTEARLSRHLNAPGMDQAINKEIASSASRKIHKDTLIILDPSDIRKNYAEAMPFLGRVRDGSTGQIVNGYWSCLAVACEVGKRRMLPLHHRLWSAEAPDFISENHQLREIINMISRAVSRRGIYVIDRGGDRCKIYNHLLRNHWRFIIRLTGSRHLRYRGKNSRALDLAESCPMLYRDQLVKETREGEKTYQIEYGFRRVRMPGKKPWLYLIVVKGFGRKPMMLLTTEEVTKSRKSIWFIVEGYISRWLVEDALRFIKQSYKLEDVRVLSYQRLQNMMALVLAAIYFSAVWLGSSVKLAVLSAYAIKASKRFFGIAEFHYYALADGIAALLSRIGASRSPHPRSPPVSSFPQTWFPGFG